Genomic window (Cenarchaeum symbiont of Oopsacas minuta):
CAGGCATACAGAAACCGGGTTGTCGCAGGTTCAATTCCTGCGCTTGGGACCACATTACATCCTGTCAATTAAGATCGAAAGAATAGTTGACCTAAAGTTGAATTAAATTTTATGGATTTATGACTGCTCGACCTAGAATCTTTCTATCTTTTAGATCATTGAGTGCCATGTTTGCCTCATTCAGTGAATATTTTTTGGATATTATCGGACTAATTGCGCCTTTTTTTGCAAGCTCGATCAACTCTTTCATGTCTTCAAAGTTTCCCGTGTACGCACCTTGTATGGTTAATGATTTTAGCGGTATTGTAACAAGTGAAATATCTACTGAACCTCCAAAGAGTCCTACAAGAATAAGATTTCCACGTTTGCGTAGTATTGCAAGACCCATCTTTGCAGTTGGTGGCGCATTTACAAAATCAATAACACTCTCAGCTCCTAATCCTCCACAAACATCTATTATCTTTTCGGCGGTTCTAGATTCTTTTGAATTAAAAATATAGTCTGCACCTTTCTCCTTTGCAACTTTTAATTTTTTATCGTCAAGGTCAACACAGATTATCTTTGCATCTGTTACAGCCTTTGCAACCTGTACCCCCATTAGACCAAGACCACCTGCACCAATAATTACAATGCAACATGGCGTGTTTACATTTGCTTTTTTTACAGCAGTATATGCAGTTAGACCAGAACATGCAAGTGATGTTGCCTCATCTAAATTGACTCCA
Coding sequences:
- a CDS encoding alcohol dehydrogenase, giving the protein MKAARIIESGEPLEITEVDDQKPTGTEVVIRVKSVGICHSDLHLWEGGYDLGDGEFMKVTDRGVKYPITPGHEISGIIKDTGMDVNGVSKGDQVLVYPWIGCGNCPGCSSGNENLCDAPKSIGVFCDGGYAQTVKIPHPKYLANIDGVNLDEATSLACSGLTAYTAVKKANVNTPCCIVIIGAGGLGLMGVQVAKAVTDAKIICVDLDDKKLKVAKEKGADYIFNSKESRTAEKIIDVCGGLGAESVIDFVNAPPTAKMGLAILRKRGNLILVGLFGGSVDISLVTIPLKSLTIQGAYTGNFEDMKELIELAKKGAISPIISKKYSLNEANMALNDLKDRKILGRAVINP